In Erigeron canadensis isolate Cc75 chromosome 7, C_canadensis_v1, whole genome shotgun sequence, one DNA window encodes the following:
- the LOC122609146 gene encoding F-box/kelch-repeat protein At3g06240-like has protein sequence MTTRVDDMPDDILCNILSRLPVKPMVGRCKCVSKRWNALISDPSFMMSRSPLIYLESWGDESDDEYTTEIPIPINPTYILDETRESVTVDLDDSIFNLPPPEHGNADHRNRRFVTIVGTFSGIILLVVTDFTEFYPTFSHHMDPHIILYNPATGVYEILDDDPNPPLFDNHYEDKHAYGFGYGATVDELKIVRCRKYQSDTWNTCDVLNLKTRSWSHPQLHITHQYTIFKDVVGTFLKGYLYWIINTNIYSKNGYSKIVAFDVDKMVFSEMHLPYPVINDENNCLGTCHGCLWMITNTADDTINFDVWAMNIIDQDVADNYSWSKTCSLTIGLEGKDDHYLYGFPNEQWEVNLPAEEGRLRSKRRRNHLCHITAAAKRSNSNRSEIQSLELLLA, from the exons ATGACTACTCGGGTTGACGATATGCCTGATGACATTCTCTGCAATATCCTCTCCCGATTACCAGTTAAGCCAATGGTGGGACGCTGTAAATGTGTATCAAAACGCTGGAATGCTCTGATTTCGGATCCTAGTTTTATGATGTCTAGGTCACCATTGATCTATCTTGAAAGTTGGGGCGACGAGTCCGACGATGAATATACAACAGAGATACCTATACCTATAAATCCTACATATATATTAGACGAAACTAGGGAATCGGTTACAGTTGATTTAGATGATTCAATCTTCAACCTCCCCCCTCCTGAACACGGGAATGCGGATCACCGGAATCGTAGGTTTGTGACAATTGTCGGAACTTTCAGTGGAATTATCTTGTTGGTGGTTACCGATTTTACAGAGTTTTATCCTACTTTTTCCCATCATATGGATCCGCATATTATTTTGTACAATCCCGCAACCGGTGTTTATGAAATACTTGATGATGATCCAAATCCACCTTTATTTGATAATCATTACGAAGACAAGCATGCATATGGATTTGGTTATGGTGCAACCGTAGATGAGTTGAAAATTGTTAGGTGTAGAAAATATCAATCGGATACTTGGAATACTTGTGATGTACTCAATCTAAAAACACGTTCATGGAGCCACCCACAATTACATATCACTCATCAATATACTATCTTTAAAGACGTTGTTGGTACCTTCCTTAAAGGATATTTGTATTGGATAatcaatacaaatatatattcaaagaatGGTTATTCGAAAATCGTGGCATTTGATGTTGACAAGATGGTCTTTTCAGAGATGCATCTGCCCTATCCGGTTATAAATGATGAAAACAATTGTTTGGGTACGTGCCATGGATGCCTATGGATGATCACCAACACCGCCGATGACACAATTAATTTCGATGTGTGGGCAATGAATATTATTGACCAAGACGTTGCTGATAATTACTCATGGTCCAAAACATGTTCCTTGACAATAGGTTTGGAAG GAAAGGATGACCATTATCTATATGGATTTCCTAATGAGCAGTGGGAGGTGAATTTGCCTGCTGAAGAG GGGCGGCTAAGAAGCAAGAGAAGGAGAAATCATTTGTGTCATATCACAGCAGCAGCAAAAAGGTCAAACTCTAATCGTTCTGAAATCCAGTCACTTGAACTACTCTTGGCATGA
- the LOC122609147 gene encoding F-box/kelch-repeat protein At3g06240-like codes for MTTGVDDMPDGILCNILSRLPVKPMVGRCRCVSKLWNALISDPSFMMSRSPLIFLESWGDESDDEYTTEIPIPINPTYILDESVTHNLDDSLFNLPASEYDRDQRNRRSVTIVGTFSGIILLVVNDFTKFYSSYYVRMNPHIILYNPTTSVYDILDDDQNPPLYYYSDELDHAYGFGYGATIDELRIVRFGKYHWDTWNTCDVLNLKTRSWSHPQLLTTHEYATFKDVVGTFLKGYLYWIINTNIYSKNGYSKIVAFDVDKMVFSEMHLPDQAINNEYNRLGTCHGCLWMITNTDDDTLNFDVWVMNINDQGVDDNYSWSKTCSFTIGLEGQHDLCFYRIIKITDDGRIIIYVEMDDCPDRIIYYDTSKHSYKLQDIVLKYRPNRGIIYKESLVSPMNICRACLI; via the coding sequence ATGACTACCGGGGTTGATGATATGCCTGATGGCATCCTCTGCAATATCCTCTCCCGATTACCAGTTAAGCCAATGGTGGGACGCTGTAGATGTGTATCAAAACTCTGGAATGCTCTGATTTCGGATCCTAGTTTTATGATGTCCAGGTCACCATTGATCTTTCTTGAAAGTTGGGGCGACGAGTCCGATGATGAATATACAACAGAGATACCTATACCTATAAATCCTACTTATATATTAGACGAATCGGTGACTCACAATTTAGATGATTCACTTTTCAACCTCCCCGCTTCTGAATACGATCGTGATCAGCGGAATCGTAGGTCCGTGACAATTGTTGGAACTTTCAGTGGAATTATCTTGTTGGTGGTTAACGATTTTACTAAGTTTTATTCTAGTTATTATGTTCGTATGAATCCACATATTATATTGTACAATCCCACAACCAGTGTTTATGACATACTTgatgatgatcaaaatccacctttatattattattcCGATGAATTAGATCATGCATATGGATTTGGTTATGGTGCAACCATTGATGAATTGAGAATTGTTAGGTTTGGAAAATATCATTGGGATACTTGGAATACTTGTGATGTACTCAATCTAAAAACACGTTCATGGAGCCACCCACAACTACTTACCACTCATGAATATGCTACCTTTAAAGACGTTGTTGGTACCTTCCTTAAAGGATATTTGTATTGGATAatcaatacaaatatatattcaaagaatGGTTATTCGAAAATCGTGGCATTTGATGTTGACAAGATGGTCTTTTCAGAGATGCATCTGCCTGATCAGGCTATCAATAATGAATATAATCGTTTGGGTACGTGTCATGGATGCCTATGGATGATCACTAACACCGACGATGACACACTTAATTTCGATGTGTGGGTAATGAATATTAATGACCAAGGCGTTGATGATAATTACTCGTGGTCCAAAACATGTTCCTTCACAATAGGTTTGGAAGGCCAGCATGATCTCTGTTTTTATAGAATTATCAAAATAACTGATGACGGAAGAATTATAATATATGTAGAAATGGATGACTGCCCAGATAgaatcatctactacgatacaTCTAAACACTCGTATAAACTGCAAGACATTGTTCTTAAATACCGGCCTAACAGGGGCATCATATACAAGGAGAGTCTCGTATCGCCTATGAATATATGTCGTGCATGTTTGATATGA